Proteins encoded together in one Nitrospiria bacterium window:
- a CDS encoding type II secretion system protein GspJ, with the protein MRRGHWNDPRGFTLLELLVALGIVAIVVTLLYETFNAVLRSTKEVDAESEIDQMVRISMERMTNELRSAYWRPSSGTGGPTVFMFVGQDSSDSDQPADTLQFTTLSYARVGEGSADPTVTVVEYALVPDPETQTSVLMHREETVPLEPSENSLEEYELAESVIGLNFRYFDGQNWLDQWSDADKKRLPKAVEIQLIIKDYSGQERQFITQTDIPIGQAS; encoded by the coding sequence GTGAGGAGAGGACACTGGAATGACCCGCGGGGGTTCACGCTCCTGGAACTGCTGGTTGCGCTGGGAATTGTCGCGATCGTTGTGACGCTTCTGTATGAGACCTTTAATGCCGTGCTCAGGTCCACGAAGGAGGTGGATGCGGAGAGCGAAATCGATCAGATGGTCCGGATCAGCATGGAAAGAATGACGAACGAACTGCGGTCGGCGTATTGGCGCCCCTCATCCGGGACCGGCGGGCCGACGGTGTTTATGTTCGTCGGCCAGGACAGTTCCGACAGCGATCAGCCCGCGGATACGCTTCAGTTTACGACGCTTTCCTACGCCCGCGTCGGCGAGGGGAGCGCCGATCCGACCGTCACGGTCGTGGAGTATGCATTGGTTCCGGACCCGGAAACTCAGACGAGCGTTCTGATGCACCGGGAGGAGACCGTCCCGCTCGAGCCATCGGAGAACAGTCTTGAAGAATATGAACTGGCCGAATCGGTGATCGGATTGAATTTTCGGTATTTTGATGGACAGAATTGGTTGGATCAATGGAGCGATGCGGATAAAAAGAGATTGCCGAAGGCGGTCGAGATTCAGCTCATTATCAAAGATTACTCCGGTCAGGAACGTCAGTTCATTACACAAACCGATATCCCTATCGGCCAGGCATCATGA
- the pilO gene encoding type 4a pilus biogenesis protein PilO has translation MNAFFRADFVRQLLARLRRDRITSRERIYIIIGGVTLVGLLLYGLYSAATSYLDRTKEIDRLIRQKEEALTTLDQFRREYVQIKGQVGALDERIGKDQGNFSLLSFLESLAGTTDVRSKIAYMRPQAAVPVDQYRETSVEMKIENVTLDQAVRFLSAIEQAPHVLKIKNLHFKTRYADPQFLDVTFLVSTYEKSG, from the coding sequence ATGAACGCTTTTTTCCGGGCGGATTTTGTTCGGCAACTTCTGGCGCGCCTTCGACGCGACCGGATCACATCCCGCGAGCGGATCTATATCATCATCGGCGGCGTGACCCTGGTCGGGCTCCTCCTCTACGGACTTTATTCCGCGGCCACTTCTTACCTCGATCGGACGAAAGAAATCGACCGGCTGATCCGTCAGAAGGAAGAAGCTCTGACCACGCTGGATCAATTTCGTCGGGAATATGTCCAGATCAAAGGCCAAGTCGGTGCTCTGGATGAACGGATCGGAAAGGACCAGGGGAATTTTTCACTTCTGTCGTTTCTCGAGTCTCTGGCCGGGACGACCGATGTCCGGTCAAAGATCGCCTACATGCGGCCCCAGGCGGCCGTGCCGGTGGACCAGTACCGGGAGACGTCGGTCGAGATGAAGATCGAGAATGTCACGTTGGATCAGGCTGTGCGGTTTCTCTCGGCGATCGAACAGGCCCCGCATGTCCTGAAGATCAAGAACCTCCATTTTAAGACGCGTTACGCCGATCCCCAATTTTTAGATGTGACCTTCCTCGTCAGCACCTATGAGAAATCCGGCTGA
- the hisA gene encoding 1-(5-phosphoribosyl)-5-[(5-phosphoribosylamino)methylideneamino]imidazole-4-carboxamide isomerase, with the protein MVIIPAIDIKDGKCIRLQQGRLGTESIYSDDPVAVARRWESEGAELIHVVDLDGAFSGSPKNRNQILKIVQSVKIPIQAAGGIRTFLDIENYRRIGASRLVLGTKALQSFEFLKSACDLFPGGISVGLDAREGKILVQGWTQPTGEGVIEFAKKLGGLRILSIIFTDVQQDGMLQGPNLDAIRELAHSVEIPVIASGGVSSLEDIRSLCELESSGVAGIIIGKALYTGTVNLREALMIGRGAV; encoded by the coding sequence ATGGTAATCATCCCAGCGATCGATATCAAGGACGGGAAATGCATCCGACTCCAACAGGGCCGTCTCGGAACCGAGTCGATCTATTCGGACGACCCGGTCGCGGTCGCCCGCCGGTGGGAATCCGAAGGAGCCGAATTGATCCATGTCGTGGATCTGGACGGGGCGTTCAGCGGGTCTCCTAAAAACCGCAACCAAATTCTGAAGATCGTTCAATCCGTCAAAATCCCGATTCAGGCAGCGGGTGGCATAAGGACATTCCTTGACATTGAGAATTACAGACGGATAGGAGCATCCAGGCTTGTTCTAGGGACAAAAGCATTACAATCCTTTGAGTTTCTAAAATCAGCCTGTGATTTATTTCCCGGCGGAATATCGGTGGGATTAGATGCTCGAGAGGGAAAGATATTAGTACAGGGATGGACTCAACCCACAGGGGAGGGTGTAATCGAATTTGCCAAAAAACTGGGCGGACTTAGAATCCTTTCCATCATCTTCACCGACGTCCAACAAGACGGCATGCTCCAAGGACCCAATCTCGATGCCATTCGGGAACTGGCCCACTCCGTGGAGATCCCGGTCATCGCCTCCGGAGGCGTTTCTTCTCTCGAAGACATCCGGTCGTTGTGCGAATTGGAGTCATCCGGGGTCGCCGGCATCATCATCGGAAAGGCCCTGTATACCGGCACCGTCAACCTCCGCGAGGCGCTTATGATCGGGCGAGGGGCGGTCTAA
- the gspN gene encoding type II secretion system protein GspN: MSRHRAGLITTIGYATAAVITITVFVYLTFPWQKLSEWIRIKIERATDLQVSVQNSRVRFPFLLVWDGVEISRAGHPAPVLMAVDRISVGWPIGAILRRHIDLDLAVRAWGGEAHGRLTARRAPQGMQYRLEASGKGFQLGKLAAVFQLPSEGVVGTVRINRFEHDWMNQDWMQGQGVLSLEAAEVELKQWEIRFKRLNGNVTLKAGMSNLENFSVQGEALDLVGSGSLLLRADFMESLLNFNSRVSLHKPSGPLTLLSTLASPDGRLDFALRGPLKQPIPYINGAPFPALGAGGSSLPAGTDRKVKSIPPSTMAPARPGLSSAPGPFPQPPVRPNVQGDRN; encoded by the coding sequence GTGAGTCGGCATCGGGCCGGATTGATCACGACCATCGGGTACGCCACCGCCGCCGTGATCACGATCACGGTTTTTGTCTATCTGACGTTCCCCTGGCAGAAACTTTCGGAGTGGATCCGGATCAAGATCGAACGGGCCACGGATCTTCAGGTTTCGGTTCAGAACAGTCGTGTTCGGTTTCCGTTCCTTCTGGTCTGGGATGGAGTTGAGATAAGTCGGGCGGGACATCCTGCTCCGGTCTTGATGGCGGTGGATCGGATATCGGTCGGCTGGCCGATCGGCGCGATCCTTCGGCGACATATCGATCTGGACCTGGCGGTCCGGGCCTGGGGAGGAGAAGCCCACGGCCGTTTAACGGCTCGCCGGGCGCCCCAGGGAATGCAATACCGCCTGGAAGCGAGCGGCAAGGGTTTTCAGCTCGGAAAGTTGGCCGCCGTGTTTCAACTTCCATCCGAGGGCGTGGTTGGTACGGTTCGGATCAATCGGTTTGAGCATGATTGGATGAATCAGGACTGGATGCAAGGGCAAGGCGTCTTGTCGTTGGAGGCGGCGGAGGTGGAACTTAAACAGTGGGAAATCCGTTTCAAGCGTCTGAACGGAAATGTGACCTTGAAAGCCGGAATGAGCAACCTGGAAAACTTTTCCGTTCAGGGAGAGGCCCTGGATCTGGTGGGCAGCGGAAGCCTCCTGCTCCGGGCGGATTTTATGGAAAGCCTGTTGAACTTTAACTCGCGCGTATCGTTACACAAGCCGAGCGGGCCGCTTACATTGTTGTCTACACTGGCCTCTCCCGACGGCCGCTTGGATTTTGCGCTTCGGGGGCCTTTGAAACAACCGATTCCGTATATAAACGGAGCTCCGTTTCCGGCGCTTGGTGCAGGCGGTTCCAGTCTGCCCGCGGGAACCGACCGGAAGGTTAAATCGATACCTCCGTCCACGATGGCTCCGGCTCGTCCCGGTTTGTCTTCCGCACCCGGACCCTTCCCGCAGCCGCCTGTCCGACCAAACGTTCAGGGAGACCGTAATTGA
- a CDS encoding ATP-dependent helicase has translation MIEDHSYVLKRLSTTQASPRFTIDYEKELNPAQYAAVSALEGPVLVIAGAGSGKTRTLVYRVARLIESGLPPQNLLLLTFTRKAAQEMLNRAGLLLGTACDRVAGGTFHSFSNTILRRYGTAIGLDPAFTILDRSDSEDAIHLLRNARGLGDREKRFPRKNTLADIFSASVNKAIALEEIVLTSYPHFSEHLGPILRLEKAYAEYKGQRALLDYDDLLLKLRELLETRRDIREQLSETYRTIMVDEYQDTNKIQARVVRLLCARHENIMVVGDDAQSIYSFRGAHFKNIMDFPTEFPKARIFKLEENYRSTQPILNLTNEIINQACEKYSKHLFTHQKEGRQPVLVRAETENWQSRFVCQRISELRDEGVPLGEIAVLFRSSHHSFDLEIELAKHGLSFVKRGGFKFIETTHVKDVLAHLRVIQNPRDAVSWNRLLLLIEGVGLKKSQMIITAMAKETDWLKALKAQSLQGSGGAVLKEVARLFEDLRGTVSVPSEQLNRVYDYYMPLLSQRFDDHPKRIKDLEHLYAITERYLRLDEFLSDITLEPPAESLSESDLTAKHNGPENEKLILSTIHSAKGLEWHAVFIIWALDGKFPSMYSFDNTEELEEERRLMYVAATRAKKELYITYPINVYEKVLGTVLSRPSRFLTEIPRALFDAWSLLE, from the coding sequence GTGATCGAAGATCATTCCTATGTTTTAAAACGGCTATCCACGACTCAGGCTTCACCGCGTTTTACGATCGATTACGAAAAAGAGCTTAACCCGGCGCAGTATGCCGCCGTCAGCGCCTTGGAAGGGCCCGTTTTGGTCATCGCCGGTGCCGGCAGCGGCAAGACCCGCACCCTGGTTTATCGTGTCGCCCGTCTGATCGAATCGGGTTTGCCCCCTCAAAATCTTCTCTTGCTGACCTTTACCCGAAAAGCGGCTCAGGAGATGCTGAACCGCGCGGGCCTTCTGCTTGGAACCGCGTGCGATCGCGTGGCCGGAGGGACCTTCCATTCCTTCTCCAACACCATCCTTCGACGATATGGGACGGCCATCGGATTGGATCCGGCATTCACGATCCTGGATCGATCCGACAGCGAGGATGCGATCCATCTCCTGCGGAACGCTCGCGGGCTTGGGGATCGTGAAAAACGCTTCCCTCGCAAGAATACCCTCGCCGACATCTTCAGCGCTTCGGTGAATAAGGCCATCGCCCTTGAAGAGATTGTTCTCACAAGTTATCCCCACTTCTCCGAGCATCTCGGACCGATTCTAAGGTTGGAAAAGGCCTATGCCGAGTACAAAGGACAAAGAGCGCTTCTGGATTACGATGATCTGTTGCTTAAGCTTCGGGAGCTTCTGGAAACCCGACGCGACATCCGCGAGCAACTTTCGGAGACTTACCGGACCATCATGGTGGATGAATATCAGGATACCAACAAAATTCAGGCGCGTGTTGTTCGTCTCCTCTGCGCTCGGCATGAAAACATCATGGTGGTCGGCGACGACGCTCAGAGTATTTACTCCTTCCGAGGGGCCCACTTCAAGAACATCATGGACTTTCCAACGGAGTTTCCCAAGGCGCGAATTTTCAAATTGGAAGAGAACTATCGAAGCACGCAGCCGATTCTCAATCTGACGAACGAGATTATCAACCAAGCGTGTGAAAAATATTCCAAACATCTCTTTACGCATCAAAAGGAAGGACGTCAACCGGTGCTGGTCCGGGCTGAGACCGAGAACTGGCAATCCCGGTTCGTTTGTCAGAGAATATCGGAACTGCGAGACGAAGGAGTGCCACTGGGGGAAATCGCGGTTCTTTTCCGGTCCAGCCACCATTCCTTTGATCTTGAGATTGAATTGGCCAAGCATGGCCTGTCGTTTGTGAAGCGGGGAGGTTTTAAGTTTATCGAGACGACTCATGTGAAGGATGTCCTCGCCCATCTCCGGGTTATACAGAATCCCCGCGATGCCGTGAGTTGGAACCGGCTCCTGCTGTTGATCGAAGGGGTGGGGCTGAAAAAGAGCCAGATGATAATTACGGCCATGGCCAAGGAAACGGATTGGCTCAAAGCATTGAAAGCGCAATCTCTGCAAGGTTCAGGTGGGGCGGTATTGAAAGAGGTGGCCCGTTTATTCGAAGACCTTCGGGGGACCGTTTCGGTTCCCTCCGAGCAATTGAATCGGGTCTACGATTATTACATGCCGCTCCTATCGCAACGCTTTGACGACCACCCCAAACGGATCAAAGATCTTGAACATCTGTATGCGATTACAGAACGTTATCTTAGGCTCGATGAGTTTCTCAGCGATATCACGCTTGAACCGCCGGCCGAATCCCTTTCCGAGAGCGATCTAACAGCAAAGCATAACGGTCCTGAAAATGAAAAGCTTATTCTATCGACTATTCATTCGGCCAAAGGGCTGGAATGGCATGCCGTCTTTATTATCTGGGCACTGGATGGGAAATTTCCATCGATGTATTCATTTGATAATACAGAGGAACTTGAAGAGGAACGACGGTTGATGTATGTGGCCGCCACCCGTGCCAAGAAGGAGTTATACATTACATATCCGATAAATGTTTATGAGAAGGTTTTAGGAACGGTTTTATCAAGGCCCAGCCGTTTCTTAACTGAGATCCCACGGGCGTTGTTCGACGCATGGTCGCTTTTAGAGTAA
- the hisIE gene encoding bifunctional phosphoribosyl-AMP cyclohydrolase/phosphoribosyl-ATP diphosphatase HisIE: protein MRFSKRLPAGLKFNAEGLIPAIVQDQRDNSVLMMAYMNRESLEKTMRTGQAHFWSRSRKLLWHKGATSGNYMNVQEIQIDCDGDTLLVRVEPDGPACHTGQRSCFFRTVKNGRLLRLKPTSARALVLDRIYEVILDRKQSPKRKSYVSWLLTSGRDKILKKIGEESGELIIGSKNNRTPEIIWEIADLWFHILVLMGYHNIAPVDIYEELQKRFGKMSRFIRKRRS, encoded by the coding sequence ATGAGGTTTTCAAAACGACTGCCCGCCGGTTTGAAATTCAATGCAGAAGGCCTGATTCCCGCGATCGTCCAGGATCAACGGGACAACTCGGTTCTGATGATGGCCTACATGAACCGCGAGTCGCTGGAAAAGACGATGCGGACCGGCCAGGCCCATTTCTGGAGCCGCTCGAGAAAATTGCTCTGGCACAAAGGGGCCACTTCCGGGAACTATATGAACGTGCAGGAAATCCAGATCGATTGCGACGGAGACACCCTCTTGGTCCGCGTCGAACCGGATGGACCTGCCTGTCACACCGGCCAGCGGTCCTGTTTCTTCAGAACTGTAAAGAACGGCCGTCTCCTTCGGCTGAAACCGACATCGGCAAGGGCGTTGGTCCTGGACCGTATCTATGAAGTTATCCTTGATCGAAAACAATCGCCTAAACGGAAATCCTATGTTTCCTGGTTGTTGACTTCGGGTCGGGATAAAATATTAAAAAAAATCGGGGAAGAATCGGGCGAATTGATCATCGGTTCAAAAAACAATCGCACGCCCGAGATCATCTGGGAGATCGCCGATTTGTGGTTTCACATATTGGTTTTGATGGGCTATCACAATATCGCCCCCGTCGACATCTATGAAGAATTGCAGAAACGTTTCGGCAAAATGAGCCGATTCATTCGAAAGAGGAGATCCTGA
- a CDS encoding histidine triad nucleotide-binding protein, whose product MTQCLFCRIVKKEIPGRIVYEDEAVVAFEDINPQAPVHILVVPRKHVDSLMNLTQGDKELMGSLFMVANELAKTHDLNPSGFRAVINTGPGGGQTVYHLHVHLMGGRQMTWPPG is encoded by the coding sequence ATGACCCAATGCCTGTTCTGTCGCATCGTTAAAAAAGAAATCCCGGGCCGCATCGTTTATGAGGACGAAGCGGTCGTGGCTTTTGAAGACATCAACCCTCAAGCCCCCGTCCATATTCTCGTTGTTCCACGGAAACATGTCGATTCGTTGATGAACCTGACCCAAGGGGACAAGGAACTGATGGGTTCTCTTTTTATGGTCGCAAACGAACTGGCGAAGACGCACGACCTCAACCCGTCCGGATTCCGAGCCGTGATCAATACAGGACCGGGAGGCGGGCAAACCGTCTACCACCTACACGTTCATCTGATGGGCGGCCGTCAAATGACTTGGCCACCGGGCTAA
- the hisH gene encoding imidazole glycerol phosphate synthase subunit HisH, translating to MIAIIDYGMGNLRSVSKAFERLGFAADVTRDPRRIADASHVVLPGVGAFPDCMRNLEEMRLIDPIHRALSSGKPFLGICLGLQLLFTESEEFGLHKGLGWIRGRVVRFPHDALKVPHMGWNTLSIQKPAPVIEDLPTDAMVYFVHSYYVEPEDQDTIATLTEYGQPFASSIAVENVFACQFHPEKSQAVGLRLLRNFARCR from the coding sequence ATGATTGCGATCATCGATTACGGCATGGGCAATCTTCGCAGCGTCTCGAAGGCCTTCGAACGGCTGGGCTTCGCGGCCGACGTCACGCGCGACCCCCGGCGTATCGCGGACGCGAGCCACGTCGTGCTTCCCGGCGTGGGCGCCTTTCCGGACTGCATGCGCAACCTCGAGGAGATGCGCCTGATCGATCCCATCCATCGGGCCTTGTCGAGCGGAAAACCGTTTCTCGGCATCTGCCTGGGACTGCAACTCCTCTTCACGGAGAGCGAAGAATTCGGACTCCATAAAGGATTGGGATGGATCCGGGGCCGCGTCGTTCGCTTCCCGCATGACGCGCTGAAAGTGCCGCATATGGGATGGAACACCCTGTCGATTCAGAAACCCGCACCGGTGATTGAAGATCTTCCCACGGACGCGATGGTCTATTTCGTTCACTCTTATTATGTGGAACCCGAAGATCAGGACACGATCGCTACCCTGACGGAATACGGACAACCTTTCGCTTCGAGCATCGCTGTCGAAAACGTCTTTGCCTGCCAGTTTCATCCGGAAAAAAGTCAGGCGGTCGGTTTGAGGCTCCTTCGGAACTTTGCCCGATGCCGATAA
- the gspK gene encoding type II secretion system minor pseudopilin GspK, which produces MKSRAVVNMGNRKLPGDERGVALLLTLVILVLLTAIIVEFDYGAKVNLITAANFRDEVQAVYLAKSGVAAARAVLKDDALHHGAYDALTEFWAQPIPPYPVGDGFVSVEIADEAGKIDINRLGNNRSQARDDAAYMLKRLLRVLEVDPGVIDPIVEAIKNWVDPDAAHDCLDEFYYQQQNPPYHCKKGLMDTLSELLLVKGVTPEIYKKIRPYVTTVSSPSRPINVNTAGLPVLEALDDNIDPETAACIQDRRPYENSSMSDFFGCAVATPCKDPSSVCSRQIGVQSSYFSVKSSGKMYDTEKVITAMIQRQGSKANLVSWQIE; this is translated from the coding sequence ATGAAAAGTCGGGCGGTCGTGAATATGGGAAACCGTAAGCTGCCGGGTGATGAACGGGGCGTCGCGCTGCTTCTGACCCTGGTGATCCTGGTATTGCTCACGGCGATCATCGTGGAATTCGATTACGGCGCCAAAGTGAATTTGATTACGGCCGCCAATTTCCGGGATGAGGTGCAGGCGGTCTATCTGGCGAAATCGGGCGTGGCCGCGGCCCGCGCGGTGTTGAAGGATGACGCCCTGCACCACGGAGCGTATGACGCCTTGACCGAGTTCTGGGCCCAACCCATCCCTCCTTATCCCGTGGGTGACGGGTTTGTCTCGGTCGAGATCGCGGATGAGGCCGGCAAAATCGATATCAACCGTCTGGGGAATAATCGTAGTCAAGCAAGAGACGACGCCGCCTATATGTTGAAAAGGCTGTTGAGGGTGTTGGAAGTTGATCCCGGGGTGATCGATCCGATTGTCGAGGCGATCAAGAATTGGGTGGATCCGGACGCCGCGCACGACTGCCTGGACGAGTTTTATTATCAACAACAGAATCCGCCGTATCATTGCAAAAAGGGTCTGATGGATACACTTTCGGAGTTGCTTTTAGTGAAGGGGGTCACGCCGGAGATCTACAAGAAAATCCGGCCCTATGTGACGACGGTCTCATCCCCATCCCGTCCAATCAATGTCAACACGGCCGGCCTGCCGGTTCTGGAGGCACTGGATGATAATATCGACCCGGAAACCGCGGCCTGCATCCAGGATCGTCGACCGTATGAAAACAGCTCGATGTCCGATTTTTTCGGTTGTGCGGTTGCCACTCCATGCAAGGATCCGTCTTCGGTCTGTTCCAGGCAGATCGGGGTTCAGAGCAGTTACTTCTCGGTGAAATCGAGCGGAAAGATGTATGATACGGAGAAGGTCATTACGGCCATGATTCAGAGGCAAGGAAGCAAGGCAAACCTTGTTTCATGGCAGATCGAATAA
- the gspL gene encoding type II secretion system protein GspL: MNFRLTQPILGLDLGSSCVKAVSLRKKLTGLEWAGAYQRDWSRTQDLFEWAKEPFSGLKEWLAEHRLATDRVVVSVPLHLISLRTLTLPFQDARKLEKVVPFEIEALLPYSLEEVVVDYQVMDIGDGKSHLLVAAVPRSLMKNYLDQLIRVGVDPESVELDGMALANLARHAFPEPPGEGDRASDDTAVLDIGASKTVVCILRRGQPCFLRTLLWGGRNATAALSEGCGISPAEAEEWKRQAGLMDDGIPHLHQKGVSKIIGQSLDTLVSELVRTFHGYQGQEPTADRATVTELVLYGGGSKLKGLESYLGSELGVRTSTHTPKIASNNGNRWDPALAMSLGLALKGTQTADGSRMNFRKGEFAYGQETSVSATRARYVWIGAFLVAAVAATDLYMKYNIQVNKYQGLKTQVREEFHAMFPEVKNVVDEVQQAKTAVTEMRKKSALFGLDDWSPLQLMAELTRRIPPSVKIEVQDFVIEPGRLRLEAETDSFESVDKIKASLGQFEAFKDVTVSDAKVSADQSRVRFRLTMTVAPKGAG; encoded by the coding sequence ATGAACTTTCGTCTGACACAGCCCATTCTGGGTCTTGATCTCGGATCTTCTTGCGTCAAAGCGGTTTCTCTACGAAAAAAACTGACGGGTCTGGAATGGGCCGGAGCGTATCAGAGAGATTGGTCCAGGACACAAGACCTCTTTGAATGGGCCAAGGAGCCGTTTTCAGGATTGAAGGAATGGCTTGCGGAGCATCGGTTGGCAACCGACCGCGTGGTGGTTTCGGTGCCCCTCCATCTGATCTCGCTGAGAACCCTGACCCTTCCCTTTCAGGACGCCCGGAAACTCGAAAAGGTGGTTCCATTTGAGATCGAAGCCCTTCTTCCCTATTCGCTGGAAGAGGTGGTGGTGGACTATCAGGTCATGGACATCGGGGACGGCAAGTCCCATCTCTTGGTGGCGGCCGTTCCACGCAGTCTGATGAAAAATTATCTGGACCAGCTGATCCGGGTCGGTGTTGATCCGGAATCGGTGGAATTGGACGGCATGGCCCTCGCGAATCTTGCGCGCCACGCGTTTCCCGAACCGCCCGGCGAAGGAGATCGCGCGAGCGACGATACGGCCGTCTTGGATATCGGGGCATCGAAGACGGTAGTCTGCATCCTGCGACGGGGACAGCCCTGTTTTCTGCGGACCCTTTTGTGGGGAGGCCGGAATGCGACGGCGGCCCTGTCGGAGGGGTGCGGGATTTCTCCGGCCGAGGCCGAGGAATGGAAGCGACAGGCCGGTTTGATGGATGACGGGATTCCGCACCTTCACCAGAAAGGGGTATCCAAGATCATCGGTCAGTCGCTGGATACGCTGGTGTCGGAATTGGTCCGGACCTTCCATGGTTACCAGGGGCAGGAACCGACGGCGGACCGGGCTACCGTAACCGAACTGGTCCTTTACGGCGGAGGGAGCAAGCTCAAAGGTCTGGAGTCCTATCTCGGATCCGAACTGGGGGTGCGCACTTCCACCCACACGCCCAAGATCGCTTCGAACAACGGAAACCGATGGGATCCGGCCTTGGCCATGAGTTTGGGACTGGCGCTGAAAGGAACCCAAACCGCCGACGGGTCGCGGATGAACTTTCGCAAGGGCGAGTTTGCGTACGGTCAAGAGACCTCGGTATCGGCGACCCGCGCGCGCTACGTTTGGATCGGGGCCTTTCTCGTGGCGGCCGTCGCGGCCACGGATCTCTACATGAAGTACAACATTCAAGTCAACAAGTATCAGGGACTGAAGACCCAAGTCCGAGAGGAATTCCATGCCATGTTCCCGGAAGTTAAGAATGTGGTGGATGAAGTTCAGCAGGCGAAGACGGCCGTTACCGAGATGAGGAAGAAATCGGCTCTGTTTGGACTGGATGATTGGTCCCCGTTGCAGCTGATGGCCGAACTGACCCGGCGGATCCCTCCCTCGGTCAAGATCGAGGTTCAGGATTTTGTAATCGAGCCGGGGCGACTTCGGCTGGAGGCCGAGACGGATAGCTTCGAGTCGGTGGATAAGATCAAGGCGTCGCTGGGGCAATTCGAGGCGTTTAAGGACGTGACGGTCAGCGACGCGAAGGTCAGCGCCGATCAATCCCGCGTGCGCTTCCGTTTGACGATGACCGTGGCGCCGAAAGGAGCGGGATGA
- the hisF gene encoding imidazole glycerol phosphate synthase subunit HisF has product MLAKRIIPCLDVKDGRVVKGVGFLNLRDAGDPVEIARHYDEEGADELCYLDITASHEKRKILLDVVERTAAEVFMPLTVGGGIRTLQDIRELLLAGADKVSINTAAVEDPPFVKTAVERFGSQCIVVAIDAKRSQNTWQVYTHGGRIATGLEAVAWAVRMAEVGAGEILLTSMDQDGTRKGYDIELTRAVSDAVSIPIIASGGAGNLQHLYDVLADGKADAVLAASIFHYKQYTLLDAKTFLRSKGVPVRFPVRFK; this is encoded by the coding sequence ATGCTGGCCAAGCGAATCATCCCTTGCCTGGATGTAAAGGATGGACGTGTCGTGAAGGGCGTCGGATTTCTGAACCTACGCGATGCCGGCGACCCCGTCGAGATCGCACGGCACTATGACGAAGAAGGCGCCGATGAGCTTTGCTACCTCGATATCACCGCTTCCCACGAGAAACGGAAAATCCTCCTGGACGTCGTGGAGCGGACGGCCGCCGAGGTGTTCATGCCGCTCACGGTCGGGGGCGGGATCCGGACCCTCCAGGACATCCGTGAACTCCTGCTCGCGGGCGCCGACAAGGTTTCGATCAACACCGCTGCCGTGGAGGACCCCCCTTTTGTAAAGACCGCCGTGGAACGGTTTGGCAGCCAATGCATCGTGGTCGCGATCGACGCCAAACGATCTCAGAATACCTGGCAGGTTTACACCCACGGCGGGAGAATAGCGACCGGGCTGGAGGCCGTCGCCTGGGCGGTCCGAATGGCGGAAGTTGGCGCGGGTGAAATTTTATTGACCAGCATGGATCAGGACGGCACTCGAAAAGGCTACGACATTGAACTCACGCGGGCGGTATCCGATGCCGTCTCGATCCCGATCATCGCGTCGGGCGGAGCGGGCAACTTGCAACACCTCTACGACGTATTGGCCGATGGAAAGGCGGATGCCGTTTTGGCGGCCTCGATCTTCCATTATAAACAGTATACCCTGCTCGACGCCAAGACGTTTCTCCGGTCCAAAGGCGTCCCGGTTCGCTTTCCGGTGAGGTTCAAATGA